The following proteins are encoded in a genomic region of Streptomyces collinus Tu 365:
- the glyA gene encoding serine hydroxymethyltransferase yields MSVTPLLETDVLRRQDPELAEILRAERERQSTTLQLIAAENFTSPAVLAALGSPLANKYAEGYPGARHHGGCELVDVAERLAVERAKALFGAEHANVQSHSGSSAVLAAYAALLRPGDTVLALGLPHGGHLTHGSPANFSGRWFDFVGYGVDAESGLVDHDQVRHLARNHRPKAIVCGSIAYPRHIDHAFFREVADEVGAYLIADAAHPIGLVAGGAAPSPVPYADIVCATTHKVLRGPRGGMILCGAELAERVDRAVFPFTQGGAQMNAVAAKAVAFGEAATPAFAAYAHQVVANARVLAGHLAAEGFTVTTGGTDTHLITTDPAPLGVDGRTARGRLAAAGIVLDCCALPHDDGRGLRLGTAAVTTQGMGEPEMVRIAALMAAVLRGDSEPAGARAEVRELAGRFPPYPG; encoded by the coding sequence ATGTCGGTCACACCCCTCCTCGAGACGGACGTCCTGCGGCGCCAGGACCCGGAGCTGGCCGAGATCCTGCGGGCGGAGCGGGAACGGCAGTCGACGACGCTGCAGCTGATCGCCGCGGAGAACTTCACGTCCCCGGCCGTGCTCGCCGCGCTGGGCTCGCCGCTCGCCAACAAGTACGCCGAGGGCTATCCCGGCGCCCGCCACCACGGCGGCTGCGAGCTGGTCGACGTCGCCGAACGCCTCGCCGTGGAGCGGGCCAAGGCGCTCTTCGGCGCCGAGCACGCCAATGTCCAGTCCCACTCGGGCTCCTCGGCCGTCCTGGCCGCCTACGCGGCCCTGCTGCGCCCCGGGGACACCGTCCTCGCCCTCGGGCTGCCCCACGGCGGCCACCTCACCCACGGCTCGCCCGCGAACTTCTCCGGCCGCTGGTTCGACTTCGTGGGGTACGGCGTCGACGCCGAGTCCGGTCTCGTCGACCACGACCAGGTGCGCCACCTCGCCCGCAACCACCGGCCCAAGGCCATCGTGTGCGGTTCGATCGCCTACCCCCGCCACATCGACCACGCCTTCTTCCGCGAGGTCGCCGACGAGGTGGGCGCCTACCTCATCGCCGACGCCGCGCACCCGATCGGACTGGTCGCCGGGGGAGCGGCGCCCAGCCCGGTGCCGTACGCCGACATCGTGTGCGCCACCACCCACAAGGTGCTGCGCGGGCCGCGGGGCGGGATGATCCTGTGCGGCGCCGAGCTGGCCGAACGGGTCGACCGGGCGGTGTTCCCGTTCACCCAGGGCGGCGCGCAGATGAACGCCGTCGCCGCGAAGGCCGTCGCGTTCGGCGAGGCGGCGACCCCGGCGTTCGCCGCGTACGCGCACCAGGTGGTCGCCAACGCCCGGGTGCTCGCCGGCCACCTGGCCGCCGAGGGGTTCACCGTCACCACCGGCGGCACCGACACCCACCTGATCACCACCGACCCGGCGCCGCTCGGCGTCGACGGGCGCACCGCGCGCGGCCGGCTGGCGGCCGCCGGGATCGTCCTGGACTGCTGCGCCCTGCCGCACGACGACGGCCGCGGGCTGCGCCTGGGGACGGCCGCGGTGACCACCCAGGGCATGGGGGAGCCGGAGATGGTGCGGATCGCCGCGCTGATGGCGGCCGTGCTGCGCGGCGACAGCGAACCGGCCGGGGCGCGGGCGGAGGTCCGCGAGCTGGCCGGTAGATTTCCCCCGTATCCCGGCTGA
- the prmC gene encoding peptide chain release factor N(5)-glutamine methyltransferase: MLLAEVAQATQRLADAGVPSPRTDAEELAAFVHGVKRGQLHLVKDSDFDARYWEVIARREQREPLQHITGRAYFRYLELQVGPGVFVPRPETESVVGWAIDAVRAMDVVEPCIVDLCTGSGAIALALAQEVPRSRVHAVELSEDALVWTRKNMAGSRVDLRQGDALAAFPDLDGQVDLVVSNPPYIPLTEWEYVAPEARDYDPELALFSGEDGLDLIRGIERTAHRLLRPGGVVVIEHADTQGGQVPWIFTEERGWADAADHPDLNNRPRFATARKALP; the protein is encoded by the coding sequence CTGCTGCTCGCCGAGGTGGCCCAGGCCACCCAGCGGCTGGCCGACGCCGGCGTGCCCTCGCCGCGCACCGACGCGGAGGAGCTCGCCGCGTTCGTGCACGGCGTGAAGCGGGGCCAGCTGCACCTGGTGAAGGACTCCGACTTCGACGCCCGCTACTGGGAGGTCATCGCCCGGCGCGAGCAGCGTGAGCCGCTGCAGCACATCACCGGGCGGGCCTACTTCCGCTACCTGGAGCTCCAGGTGGGCCCGGGCGTCTTCGTGCCCCGGCCGGAGACCGAGTCGGTGGTCGGCTGGGCGATAGACGCGGTGCGCGCCATGGACGTCGTCGAGCCGTGCATCGTCGACCTGTGCACCGGCTCCGGAGCCATCGCTCTCGCCCTCGCCCAGGAGGTGCCGCGCTCGCGCGTGCACGCCGTGGAGCTGTCCGAGGACGCCCTGGTGTGGACCCGCAAGAACATGGCCGGGTCCCGGGTCGACCTGCGCCAGGGTGACGCCCTGGCCGCCTTCCCGGACCTCGACGGACAGGTCGACCTGGTCGTCTCCAACCCGCCGTACATCCCGCTCACCGAGTGGGAGTACGTCGCGCCCGAGGCCCGCGACTACGACCCGGAGCTCGCGCTGTTCTCCGGCGAGGACGGCCTCGACCTCATCCGCGGCATCGAGCGCACCGCGCACCGGCTGCTGCGCCCCGGCGGCGTCGTCGTCATCGAGCACGCCGACACCCAGGGCGGCCAGGTGCCGTGGATCTTCACCGAGGAGCGGGGCTGGGCCGACGCGGCCGACCACCCGGACCTCAACAACCGCCCCCGGTTCGCGACCGCGCGCAAGGCGCTGCCGTGA
- the atpA gene encoding F0F1 ATP synthase subunit alpha — protein sequence MAELTIRPEEIRDALENFVQSYKPDAASREEVGTVTVAGDGIAKIEGLPSAMANELLKFEDGSLGLALNLEEREIGAVVLGEFSGIEEGQPVTRTGEVLSVAVGEGYLGRVVDPLGNPIDGLGEIETSGRRALELQAPTVMQRKSVHEPMETGYKAVDAMTPIGRGQRQLIIGDRQTGKTALAVDTIINQRDNWRTGDPKKQVRCIYVAIGQKGSTIAGVRRALEENGALEYTTIVAAPASDPAGFKYLAPYTGSAIGQQWMYEGKHVLIIFDDLSKQADAYRAVSLLLRRPPGREAYPGDVFYLHSRLLERCAKLSDDMGAGSMTGLPIVETKANDVSAFIPTNVISITDGQCFLESDLFNAGQRPALNVGISVSRVGGSAQHKAMRQVSGRLRVDLAQFRELEAFAAFGSDLDAASKQQLERGQRMVELLKQDQYQPMSTEDQVVSVWAGTNGRMDDVPVADIRRFERELLDYLHRKEAGLLTSIREGAKMSNDTIQAIDDAVAEFKKQFETSDGKLLGEDTPAAASK from the coding sequence ATGGCGGAGCTCACGATCCGGCCGGAGGAGATCCGGGACGCGCTGGAGAACTTTGTCCAGTCGTACAAGCCGGACGCGGCCTCGCGCGAGGAGGTCGGTACGGTCACCGTCGCCGGCGACGGTATCGCCAAGATCGAGGGTCTGCCCTCGGCCATGGCGAACGAGCTGCTGAAGTTCGAGGACGGCTCCCTCGGTCTCGCGCTGAACCTGGAAGAGCGCGAGATCGGTGCCGTCGTCCTCGGTGAGTTCAGCGGCATCGAGGAGGGTCAGCCGGTCACCCGTACCGGTGAGGTCCTCTCCGTCGCGGTCGGCGAGGGCTACCTCGGCCGCGTCGTCGACCCGCTCGGCAACCCGATCGACGGCCTCGGCGAGATCGAGACGTCCGGCCGCCGCGCGCTCGAGCTGCAGGCCCCCACGGTCATGCAGCGCAAGTCGGTGCACGAGCCGATGGAGACGGGCTACAAGGCCGTCGACGCGATGACCCCGATCGGCCGTGGTCAGCGTCAGCTGATCATCGGTGACCGCCAGACCGGCAAGACCGCCCTGGCCGTCGACACGATCATCAACCAGCGCGACAACTGGCGCACCGGCGACCCGAAGAAGCAGGTCCGCTGCATCTACGTCGCCATCGGCCAGAAGGGCTCCACCATCGCCGGCGTGCGCCGCGCGCTGGAGGAGAACGGCGCCCTGGAGTACACGACCATCGTCGCCGCTCCGGCGTCCGACCCGGCCGGCTTCAAGTACCTGGCGCCGTACACCGGTTCGGCCATCGGTCAGCAGTGGATGTACGAGGGCAAGCACGTCCTCATCATCTTCGACGACCTGTCGAAGCAGGCCGACGCCTACCGTGCCGTGTCGCTGCTGCTGCGCCGCCCGCCGGGCCGTGAGGCCTACCCGGGTGACGTCTTCTACCTGCACTCCCGTCTGCTGGAGCGCTGCGCCAAGCTCTCCGACGACATGGGCGCCGGCTCGATGACCGGTCTGCCGATCGTCGAGACCAAGGCCAACGACGTCTCGGCGTTCATCCCGACCAACGTCATCTCCATCACCGACGGCCAGTGCTTCCTGGAGTCGGACCTGTTCAACGCCGGTCAGCGTCCCGCGCTGAACGTCGGTATCTCCGTCTCCCGAGTCGGTGGTTCCGCGCAGCACAAGGCGATGCGCCAGGTCTCCGGCCGGCTGCGCGTCGACCTCGCCCAGTTCCGCGAGCTGGAGGCGTTCGCCGCCTTCGGTTCCGACCTGGACGCGGCCTCGAAGCAGCAGCTGGAGCGCGGCCAGCGCATGGTCGAGCTGCTGAAGCAGGACCAGTACCAGCCGATGTCCACCGAGGACCAGGTCGTCTCCGTGTGGGCCGGCACCAACGGCCGCATGGACGACGTCCCGGTCGCCGACATCCGCCGCTTCGAGCGCGAGCTGCTGGATTACCTCCACCGCAAGGAGGCCGGTCTGCTCACCTCCATCCGCGAGGGCGCCAAGATGTCGAACGACACTATCCAGGCGATCGACGACGCGGTGGCGGAGTTCAAGAAGCAGTTCGAGACCTCGGACGGCAAGCTGCTCGGCGAGGACACTCCTGCCGCTGCCTCCAAGTGA
- a CDS encoding L-threonylcarbamoyladenylate synthase has protein sequence MARRYDTNDATDRVTGLREAASAVRRGELVVLPTDTVYGIGADAFSSEAVADLLAAKGRGRNMPTPVLIGSPNTLHGLVTDFSEMAWELVDAFWPGALTLVARHQPSLQWDLGDTRGTVAVRMPLHPVAIELLNEVGPMAVSSANLTGHPSPETCDAAQEMLADSVSVYLDGGPTPGNVPSSIVDVSGRVPVLLREGALSPDELRKVVPDLEVAN, from the coding sequence ATGGCACGGCGATACGACACCAACGACGCGACCGACCGCGTGACGGGTCTGCGCGAGGCCGCGTCCGCCGTCCGCCGGGGCGAGCTGGTGGTGCTGCCGACCGACACCGTGTACGGCATCGGCGCCGACGCGTTCTCCTCCGAGGCGGTCGCCGACCTGCTCGCCGCCAAGGGCCGGGGCCGCAACATGCCCACCCCCGTCCTCATCGGCTCCCCGAACACGCTGCACGGCCTGGTCACCGACTTCTCCGAGATGGCCTGGGAACTCGTCGACGCGTTCTGGCCGGGCGCGCTGACGCTGGTCGCCCGCCACCAGCCGTCCCTGCAGTGGGACCTCGGGGACACCCGCGGCACGGTCGCCGTGCGCATGCCGCTGCACCCGGTCGCCATCGAGCTGCTCAACGAGGTCGGCCCGATGGCCGTGTCGTCCGCGAACCTCACCGGCCACCCCTCGCCGGAGACCTGCGACGCGGCCCAGGAGATGCTCGCCGACTCCGTCTCCGTCTACCTCGACGGCGGCCCCACCCCCGGCAACGTGCCGTCGTCCATCGTGGACGTCTCCGGCCGCGTCCCGGTGCTGCTGCGCGAGGGCGCGCTCTCCCCGGACGAGCTGCGCAAGGTCGTACCCGACCTCGAGGTGGCGAATTGA
- a CDS encoding low molecular weight phosphatase family protein translates to MTAPEAGRGIGNGEHAAEITTTFVGLPRDCFRILHVSTGNVCRSPITERLTRHFVAERLGVLGGGLIVESAGTWGHEGAPMETNAEAVLAEFGADAAGFVGRELLDEHVIMADLVLTATRDHRAQVISMGHSAGLRTFTLKEFTRLVRAIDPATLPPLEDGVVQRARALVRAAAALRGWLLAPTAEADEVYDPYGAPLPFFRSIGDEIRDALDPVVTALTGVPARM, encoded by the coding sequence TTGACGGCCCCTGAGGCGGGGCGTGGCATAGGCAACGGGGAACATGCCGCGGAGATCACCACGACGTTCGTGGGGCTCCCGCGGGACTGCTTCCGCATCCTCCACGTCAGCACCGGCAACGTGTGCCGTTCGCCCATCACCGAGCGGCTGACCCGCCACTTCGTGGCGGAGCGGCTCGGTGTGCTCGGCGGCGGCCTGATCGTGGAGAGCGCGGGCACCTGGGGCCACGAGGGCGCGCCGATGGAGACCAACGCGGAGGCCGTGCTGGCCGAGTTCGGCGCGGACGCCGCCGGCTTCGTCGGCCGGGAACTGCTGGACGAGCACGTCATCATGGCCGACCTCGTGCTGACGGCCACCCGCGACCACCGCGCCCAGGTCATCTCCATGGGCCACTCGGCGGGCCTGCGCACCTTCACCCTCAAGGAGTTCACCCGGCTGGTGCGCGCCATAGACCCGGCCACGCTGCCGCCGCTGGAGGACGGTGTGGTCCAGCGCGCCCGCGCCCTCGTCCGCGCGGCCGCGGCCCTGCGCGGCTGGCTGCTGGCCCCGACCGCGGAGGCCGACGAGGTGTACGACCCGTACGGCGCGCCGCTGCCCTTCTTCCGCTCCATCGGGGACGAGATACGGGACGCGCTGGATCCCGTCGTCACCGCGCTGACGGGCGTGCCGGCCCGGATGTGA
- a CDS encoding F0F1 ATP synthase subunit B: MIANLVQLAAEKEQNPLIPAGPELLVGTIAFAIVFFFFWKKLLPNINKVLEERRAAIEGGIEEADAMKVEAQSVLEQYKAQLAEARHEAARLRQEAQEQGATLIAEMRAEGQRQREEIVAAGHAQIEADRKAAAGALRQDVGKLATDLAGKLVGESLEDHARQSRVIDRFLDELEEKAEAAR; the protein is encoded by the coding sequence GTGATCGCCAACCTGGTACAGCTGGCGGCCGAGAAGGAGCAGAACCCGCTCATCCCGGCCGGCCCCGAGCTGCTCGTCGGCACCATCGCCTTCGCCATCGTGTTCTTCTTCTTCTGGAAGAAGCTGCTTCCGAACATCAACAAGGTTCTGGAGGAGCGTCGCGCGGCGATCGAAGGCGGTATCGAAGAGGCCGACGCCATGAAGGTCGAGGCCCAGAGCGTCCTTGAGCAGTACAAGGCACAGCTCGCCGAGGCCCGGCACGAGGCCGCGCGTCTGCGCCAGGAGGCGCAGGAGCAGGGTGCCACCCTCATCGCCGAGATGCGGGCCGAGGGCCAGCGGCAGCGCGAGGAGATCGTCGCCGCCGGTCACGCCCAGATCGAGGCCGACCGCAAGGCCGCCGCGGGCGCGCTCCGCCAGGACGTCGGCAAGCTCGCCACCGACCTGGCCGGCAAGCTCGTCGGCGAGTCCCTCGAGGACCACGCCCGCCAGAGCCGTGTGATCGACCGCTTCCTCGACGAGCTCGAGGAGAAGGCCGAGGCCGCCCGATGA
- the rpmE gene encoding 50S ribosomal protein L31, with protein sequence MKRDIHPEYVETQVSCTCGASFTTRSTISSGTIRAEVCSECHPFYTGKQKILDTGGRVARFEARFGKAAAGSKK encoded by the coding sequence TTGAAGCGCGACATCCACCCCGAGTACGTCGAGACGCAGGTCAGCTGCACCTGTGGCGCGTCGTTCACCACCCGTAGCACGATCTCCAGCGGCACCATCCGCGCCGAGGTCTGCTCCGAGTGCCACCCGTTCTACACGGGCAAGCAGAAGATCCTCGACACCGGTGGCCGTGTGGCCCGCTTCGAGGCCCGCTTCGGCAAGGCTGCCGCCGGCTCCAAGAAGTAG
- a CDS encoding F0F1 ATP synthase subunit delta, which translates to MNGASREALAAARERLDALTDSTSVDASTLADELAAVTALLDREAGLRRVLTDPAQSGEAKAQLVQRLIGGQVSGAAADLVSGLARSRWSQPRDLVDALEELANIADLTVAEKTGTLDDVEDELFRFGRIVSSNTGLRAALTDRAASSSAKVELLHRLLGGRAKPVTERLVVRLVTAPRGRSLEAGLESLSKLAAERRDRLVATVTSAVPLSDPQKRRLGDALAKLYGRRMHLNLDVDPDVIGGIRVQVGDEVINGSLADRLDDAARRMAS; encoded by the coding sequence ATGAACGGAGCGAGCCGCGAGGCCCTGGCAGCCGCGCGCGAGCGTCTCGACGCGCTGACGGACTCCACGTCCGTCGACGCGAGCACGCTCGCCGACGAGCTGGCGGCCGTCACCGCGCTGCTCGACCGCGAGGCCGGCCTGCGCCGGGTCCTCACCGACCCGGCGCAGTCCGGAGAGGCCAAGGCCCAGCTGGTGCAGCGCCTGATCGGCGGCCAGGTGAGCGGCGCCGCCGCCGACCTGGTGTCCGGCCTGGCCCGCTCCCGCTGGTCGCAGCCCCGCGACCTGGTGGACGCGCTGGAGGAGCTGGCGAACATCGCCGACCTCACCGTCGCGGAGAAGACCGGCACGCTCGACGACGTCGAGGACGAGCTGTTCCGGTTCGGCCGGATCGTCTCCTCCAACACCGGGCTGCGGGCCGCGCTGACCGACCGCGCGGCGAGCAGCTCCGCCAAGGTCGAGCTGCTGCACCGCCTCCTCGGCGGCCGGGCCAAGCCCGTCACCGAGCGCCTGGTGGTCCGCCTCGTCACCGCGCCGCGTGGACGTAGCCTGGAAGCGGGACTGGAGTCCCTGTCCAAGCTCGCCGCCGAGCGCCGGGACCGCCTGGTGGCGACCGTCACCTCCGCGGTGCCGCTGAGCGACCCGCAGAAGCGTCGTCTGGGCGATGCCCTGGCGAAGCTCTACGGCCGCCGGATGCACCTCAACCTGGACGTGGACCCCGACGTCATCGGCGGGATCCGGGTGCAGGTCGGCGACGAGGTCATCAACGGCTCCCTCGCGGACCGGCTGGACGACGCCGCCCGCCGCATGGCGAGCTAG
- a CDS encoding MraY family glycosyltransferase, whose product MREYLLTLCITAAVTYLLTGPVRKFAIVAGAMPEIRARDVHREPTPRLGGIAMFFGLCAGLLVADHLTNLNEVFAKSNEPRALLSGAALIWLIGVLDDKFEIDALIKLGGQMIAAGVMVMQGLTILWLPIPGVGNVALTQWQGTLLTVALVVITINAVNFVDGLDGLAAGMVCIAAAAFFLYSYRIWYSYGIEAAAPATLFAAILMGMCLGFLPHNMHPARIFMGDSGSMLIGLVLAAGAISITGQVDPDALALFTGSEKAAVHQTVPVYIPLLLPLTIIAVPAADLVLAIVRRTWRGQSPFAADRGHLHHRLLEIGHSHSRAVLIMYFWSALIGFGALAYSVNSASMWIVLGVVFLSAIGLVLLLLPRFTPRVPVWAQHLVPPRYRRRGVVASLSPDASTPASMTDQAASADPEERSPVTSGLSSVSGATAIGSRSRLTDRGNAGTSN is encoded by the coding sequence GTGCGTGAATACCTGCTGACGCTCTGCATCACGGCCGCGGTGACGTATCTGCTGACAGGGCCGGTACGCAAGTTCGCGATCGTGGCCGGAGCCATGCCGGAGATCCGGGCACGTGACGTGCACCGGGAGCCCACTCCGCGCCTCGGCGGTATCGCGATGTTCTTCGGACTGTGCGCGGGCCTGCTGGTCGCGGACCACCTCACGAACCTCAACGAGGTCTTCGCCAAGTCCAACGAGCCGCGCGCGCTGCTCTCCGGGGCGGCCCTGATCTGGCTGATCGGCGTCCTGGACGACAAGTTCGAGATCGACGCGCTGATCAAGCTGGGCGGCCAGATGATCGCCGCCGGCGTGATGGTCATGCAGGGTCTGACGATCCTGTGGCTGCCCATCCCGGGCGTCGGCAACGTGGCGCTGACCCAGTGGCAGGGCACCCTGCTGACGGTGGCGCTGGTCGTCATCACGATCAACGCCGTGAACTTCGTGGACGGTCTGGACGGCCTGGCGGCGGGCATGGTGTGCATCGCCGCGGCGGCGTTCTTCCTGTACTCGTACCGGATCTGGTACTCGTACGGCATCGAGGCCGCGGCCCCGGCGACGCTCTTCGCGGCGATCCTGATGGGCATGTGCCTGGGCTTCCTGCCGCACAACATGCACCCGGCGCGGATCTTCATGGGCGACTCGGGATCGATGCTCATCGGGCTGGTGCTGGCGGCGGGCGCGATCTCCATCACCGGTCAGGTGGACCCCGACGCGCTCGCCCTGTTCACGGGTTCGGAGAAGGCGGCCGTGCACCAGACGGTGCCGGTGTACATCCCGCTGCTGCTGCCGCTGACCATCATCGCCGTGCCGGCCGCCGACCTGGTGCTGGCGATCGTCAGGCGCACCTGGCGCGGCCAGTCGCCGTTCGCCGCGGACCGCGGCCACCTGCACCACCGCCTGCTGGAGATCGGCCACTCGCACAGCCGGGCCGTGCTGATCATGTACTTCTGGTCGGCCCTGATCGGTTTCGGTGCCCTCGCCTACTCGGTGAACTCGGCGTCGATGTGGATCGTGCTGGGCGTGGTCTTCCTGAGCGCGATCGGCCTGGTCCTGCTGCTCCTGCCCCGCTTCACCCCCCGGGTCCCCGTCTGGGCCCAGCACCTCGTGCCGCCGCGCTACCGCAGGCGTGGCGTGGTGGCGTCGCTCTCACCCGATGCCTCCACACCGGCGTCCATGACGGACCAGGCCGCGTCCGCCGACCCGGAGGAACGCTCCCCCGTGACTTCCGGACTCTCGAGCGTCAGCGGGGCCACTGCCATCGGATCCCGTTCACGTCTGACCGATCGGGGCAACGCCGGGACATCGAACTGA
- the prfA gene encoding peptide chain release factor 1 has product MFEAVEELVAEHADLEKKLADPSVHADQANARKLNKRYAELTPIVATYRSWKQTGDDIETARELAADDPDFVAEVKELEKQREEQTEKLRLLLVPRDPSDDKDVILEIKAGAGGDESALFAGDLLRMYLRYAERVGWKTEIIDATESELGGYKDVQVAVKARGQLEPGQGVWARLKYEGGVHRVQRVPATESQGRIHTSAAGVLVTPEAEEVDVEINPNDLRIDVYRSSGPGGQSVNTTDSAVRITHLPTGVVASCQNEKSQLQNKEQALRILRSRLLAAAQEEAEREAADARRSQVRTVDRSEKIRTYNFPENRISDHRVGFKAYNLDQVLDGDLAAVIQACVDADSAAKLAAA; this is encoded by the coding sequence ATGTTCGAGGCCGTCGAGGAGCTCGTCGCCGAGCACGCCGACCTGGAGAAGAAGCTCGCCGATCCGTCGGTCCACGCCGACCAGGCGAACGCGCGCAAGCTGAACAAGCGCTACGCCGAGCTGACCCCGATCGTCGCCACGTACCGCTCCTGGAAGCAGACCGGCGACGACATCGAGACCGCGCGCGAACTCGCCGCCGACGACCCCGACTTCGTCGCCGAGGTCAAGGAGCTGGAGAAGCAGCGCGAGGAGCAGACCGAGAAGCTGCGCCTGCTGCTCGTCCCGCGTGACCCGAGTGACGACAAGGACGTCATTCTGGAGATCAAGGCGGGCGCCGGTGGTGACGAGTCCGCGCTGTTCGCCGGTGACCTGCTGCGCATGTACCTGCGCTACGCCGAGCGCGTCGGCTGGAAGACCGAGATCATCGACGCCACCGAGTCCGAGCTGGGCGGCTACAAGGACGTCCAGGTCGCGGTGAAGGCACGCGGCCAGCTCGAACCGGGACAGGGCGTGTGGGCCCGGCTGAAGTACGAGGGCGGGGTGCACCGCGTGCAGCGGGTGCCCGCCACCGAGTCGCAGGGCCGCATCCACACCTCCGCCGCCGGTGTGCTCGTCACGCCCGAGGCGGAGGAGGTCGACGTCGAGATCAACCCGAACGACCTGCGCATCGACGTCTACCGGTCCTCGGGCCCGGGCGGCCAGTCCGTCAACACCACCGACTCCGCCGTGCGCATCACGCACCTGCCGACCGGTGTCGTCGCCTCCTGCCAGAACGAGAAGAGCCAGCTCCAGAACAAGGAGCAGGCCCTGCGCATCCTGCGCTCCAGGCTGCTCGCGGCGGCGCAGGAGGAGGCCGAGCGCGAGGCGGCGGACGCCCGCCGCAGCCAGGTCCGCACCGTCGACCGCTCCGAGAAGATCCGCACGTACAACTTCCCGGAGAACCGCATCTCGGACCACCGCGTCGGCTTCAAGGCGTACAACCTGGACCAGGTGCTGGACGGCGACCTCGCCGCCGTGATCCAGGCCTGTGTCGACGCCGACTCGGCGGCGAAGCTGGCGGCCGCGTAA
- a CDS encoding ATP synthase subunit C: MAATETLAAVSGSIGSVGYGLSAIGPGIGVGIIFGNGTQALARQPEAAGLIRANQILGFAFCEALALIGIVMPFVFGVK, encoded by the coding sequence ATGGCTGCCACTGAGACCCTCGCCGCTGTCTCCGGTTCCATCGGCTCCGTCGGTTACGGCCTCTCGGCCATCGGCCCCGGCATCGGCGTCGGCATCATCTTCGGCAACGGCACCCAGGCCCTCGCCCGTCAGCCCGAGGCGGCCGGCCTGATCCGCGCCAACCAGATCCTGGGCTTCGCCTTCTGTGAGGCGCTCGCCCTCATCGGCATCGTCATGCCGTTCGTGTTCGGTGTGAAGTAA
- the atpB gene encoding F0F1 ATP synthase subunit A codes for MSDNGCGFPAPGLHSFLFKPMATVGGFEFNKVMLLALVTSVLVVAFFWAAFGKAKVIPGKLQMVGEAGYDFVRRGIVYETLGKREGEKWVPFMVSLFFFIWLMNIWSVIPLAQFPVASVIAFPMVLALIVWVLWVGLTFKRHGFVGFFKNITGYDKSLGAVLPLVMVIEFFSNLFVRPFTHAVRLFANMFAGHLMLVMFTVASWYLLNSWMIPAAGVSFVMTMVMICFELFVQAVQAYVFVLLACSYIQGALAEHH; via the coding sequence ATGTCCGACAACGGGTGTGGCTTCCCGGCTCCGGGCCTGCACTCGTTCCTGTTCAAGCCGATGGCCACGGTCGGCGGCTTCGAGTTCAACAAGGTGATGCTGCTCGCGCTCGTCACCTCCGTGCTCGTCGTCGCGTTCTTCTGGGCGGCCTTCGGCAAGGCGAAGGTCATTCCCGGCAAGCTCCAGATGGTCGGCGAGGCCGGCTACGACTTCGTGCGCCGCGGCATCGTCTACGAGACGCTCGGCAAGCGCGAGGGCGAGAAGTGGGTGCCGTTCATGGTCTCCCTCTTCTTCTTCATCTGGCTGATGAACATCTGGTCGGTGATCCCGCTGGCCCAGTTCCCGGTCGCCTCGGTCATCGCCTTCCCGATGGTGCTGGCCCTGATCGTCTGGGTCCTGTGGGTCGGACTGACCTTCAAGCGCCACGGCTTCGTCGGGTTCTTCAAGAACATCACCGGCTACGACAAGTCGCTGGGCGCGGTGCTCCCGCTCGTCATGGTCATCGAGTTCTTCTCGAACCTGTTCGTCCGCCCGTTCACGCACGCGGTGCGACTCTTCGCCAACATGTTCGCCGGTCACCTGATGCTGGTGATGTTCACCGTCGCCTCCTGGTACCTGCTGAACAGCTGGATGATCCCGGCCGCCGGTGTCTCCTTCGTGATGACCATGGTCATGATCTGCTTCGAACTTTTCGTGCAGGCCGTCCAGGCGTACGTCTTCGTACTGCTGGCCTGCTCCTACATTCAGGGCGCTCTCGCCGAGCACCACTGA